The Lewinellaceae bacterium DNA window ATTGGTTGAATAATCCCCGATATCATCGTGATAGACCACTGTCGGATTTTGGAAAGCTGCATATTCATCCGGATTCTGCATAGTGAGGCCCTGTAATTGCTTAAAGATGCTGGCTTTCACCGGTCCATCCACTAGTCCCCCGCGAACGACCTGATGGGTGAGCGCATAGATACTGGTGTGTACATCTTTCGGGTAATCTCCATCAAAGGGTACACCGGTGACCATCGTTGTGCCCCAGCTATTGGTCCCCAATAACCAATCCCTCGTACGGAGCAGCAGCGGATGATAGGTGATGTCACCGGTCATTTTTTCATATTCGATGATTTGGATGATGAGGGCAGCCGCGACATTGTTCGAACACCAGATAAATGGATGTCCTACCCCGAATGGCGACTGTTCCGCACGTACGAGTGTAGCTTCCAGGCTCTCCCGGTAATAGCCTGCCAGCGTATCCTGGAATTTCTTGTCTACCCAGGGAAAGAGGGCTGCATGTCCCATGTTGACGAACGGATAGATCTCATAATGCCGGGCAGTGTCGTAGCGCTGCACACTGTGAGCCCCAATCATCCGGGCATATTTCTTGGCTTCATCGATGAAGGAAGGATCCCGGGTGGTGGCATACATTTCAGCTGCCGCCCATTCCATATCATCAGCCCAGGTATTTTCCAGGTAACGATATGGTGCCCCGTAAGAATTACCCTGCTGATACCCGGGTTTATCTTTTCCCAGGTTGTACAGATGTGCCGCAGCATCCAGGTATAATGCAGCCTTGACCACTTCCTCCTTATTCCACCAGATGCGGCTGGCAATGGCACACGCAGCTGCTGCCCTGCCGGCGATATTGGCAATACCGGTGGCCTGGCTCTTGTATTTGCCCAAACCCTGCGGAAGGCCATTGGCAGCATACACAGGCCGGTAGGAATTGGGGCCCCAACCGTAATCGGATGAGTCCGCTTGCGGCCACTTCCATCCAATATGGTCACGGTCATCGGCCACCTGATGAAAAAGGCTGGTAGGATCCGGATGCATCCTGATGATCCAATCGAGTCCCCAGCGCGCCTCATCAAGGATATCTTCCCAGTCGTTGGCTCCCGGGTCCCCGAGTTCATCGTAACCATCGTTCCAGCCTCCGGGATAATCCTCATAGGCTTTCAGTAATATCCCGGTGGCAAAGGTCGCCGTGATCATGTATTTCAACTGATCGCCGGCATCGTGCCATCCGCCTCTGGCATCGATAACCACACTATCACCCTGAGGACCATAAAATGAAATTCCATCTTTAGCATGGCAATAATTCCCGATGAAAGGATTGTATCCACATTGTTGCTGACGCATGAATTCCAGTCCTGCTTCGCGCGCCTCACCATATAAGGAGGGGCCGACATGAATGGTGTCCACCGGTGTATTTCCGCGATAGAGAACATATGCCCCTTCTGTGTTCAGTTTAGTGACATCAATAGCATAATAGTTCCAGTTACCCCAACCTTCCTGCTCCAATGGCTGGAGGTTTACAGGATAGGCTTTCAGATCTGCCAGGCGCCGCCAGATCAGCGTGCCCTCCCCGACCGGCTTTTCCGCCATAAGGATAACCCGCTTGTTCTCATCGGGTAGATACCCCAACAGGTTGTGCCGCAAGACCATATTCTGTGCAATGCTCTGCGTGGCACCAAGCAGCAATAGTAAATTGGTTAAAAGGAAATACGCCCTCATAGTTTATCAATTCTTCCGCTATCTGTAAAGATAAACGCTGATTCACGAATAGCTCTTAAGAAATGATATTTTGTTATCATCTGTCAAGTCTCCAAATAAAAGAAACGGAAACGGAGAGCAAATAATTCGGACATCTGCTTCAGACCGAGTCCTACTAAAAATCTGCTGATTGATTTAATGCATGCCTAGTGAAGCGGGTTTATCGCTCCACTTCATCCATCTCGTTAACGGTGGAGGTAGCCGTACTTTGGGTATTGGATTTCCTGGGAGCGTTGAGTACGTCCTGGGAACCAACCCCAATGGCGATGATCGAACGCAATGCTTTATCGGTTTCGACATTTAGCAATTCAACCTGGTTGGCAGGCATATGGAAAACAAATCCATTGGTGGGGTTAGGTGCGGTAGGGACAAATACCGTGTAAATGCCGTCTGTTTCATCGGTGATAAATCCGGTCATTTTCGCTCCGGTGTTAAAGGGATCTACCAGTACCACCTTGCGGAAAGGCATCTCTTTTTGACCAGAAAACTGCTGCACGGTTTCTTTGATAATGTTGTACATGGGGAGCTTGCCCAACCACTGGGATTCAATCTGATGCCAGATGCGCTTGCCCAACTGGGTCTCTATGAACAGGCCCACAAAAAAGAAGAAGGCGATCACCACGCCGAATGCGATCAGGCTGGCCAGAAATTCGTTGAGGTCTTTGTGGATGTCAATCAGGTTCGTGAGGGGCTGGATCAGGTTGAAAGTAAACCGGAACACCAGCCTGACCAGGATAAAAACGATGGTCAATGGCAGGATAACGAGCAGTCCCCCCAGGATGGTGGTCAGAAAGAAATGTCGTGCTCTTTTGACAAATGACATGGAATTCATTTAGCTGTGAACGCATTAATAAACATGGATAACATTGAAAAGATTAAAAAAATGCCTCCCGGGATCACAATCTCACTAAAATTACCCCCGGCTATATACCATGCTGAGAGTGCCGGTCCGGCTGCCTGGCCAAGCCAATTGGTTATGGTACCAAGTGCCACTTTACTGCCTGAAGGATCCTTGCTGGCCAGAACGCTGAACAAATTTGGAAGCACAATGGTAAACCCAAATCCGAGCAAGGTTATTCCAGCAAGATAGAACAATGGGACTCCCGGCCATAAATGCAGGATGGCAAGGGAGCAGAACATGAGCGACAGACCCAGGAAGATCTGATGGGCGTACGATAAAAACCGGGCAAGAAGCAGAACCAGGAAACCGGAAATCAAACCGACAAAGATGCTTAACCCGATGGAAAAGCCTAAAAAGGCGGGCGAGAGCCCGTTTTCATGTCCCAGCCGTTCACTAAAACTAAAGATGGTGGAATTACTGCATTGAAAGAAAAGAAAGGCGATCAGGACCCAGCCCACTTTTCCACCGGTCAGTACCTGGCGATCCGGCTTATAAGCCGGTTCAGAAGATGCCGGAAAGGCGCGCATGGCCAGGAAGTAAGCAATGACGCTGAACAGGAATAAAATCCCGAAACCAAAATAATAGCTTATCCCCAGGATGTATGGATAAATCATCAGCAATAGCCCACTGATGATGCTGTAAACAATGATGTAGCTGGTAAATCCTAATTCCGGCCGCTTCAGACGGGCAAAATAACTTAACGCTGCAGTGTAAGCCAATCCTCCAAACCACCCGGCCAAAAAACGGACACCGATCAGAGCGATTGGCTGGGCCAGCAACAGGCTGATCAGATGCAGCAAAATCTGGACACCCAAGCCGCCCAGAATAAGTTTTCTCAGAGACATTCTTTTGCCCAGGTAATACGTCGAAATACCACTGAGCATCACCCCGGATGTATCTGCCGCGGCGAACCAACCCAATTGGATTTTGGTAAATCCGAGATAGTCGTTTGCAGCTCCCACCATGAAAGGAAGGACAGTAATGATGTTAATGCCCGCCGTAATAATGGTGGCTACTGCCGCCAGGTGACTCCACGTTTTTTCCATTAGGAAAAATTAGCGGCCGAAACTACAAAGACTCCGGATCAAAGCACCATAATCACTGCCTTAACATGAAAATAGATTTACCGTCAAATGGAAATCACACCATTATTGTTGTTGTGGCAGATTCCAGATTACAAAAGATACGTGGAATAGAAGCTGAAACCCAGTGCAGATCCTGGTATGTTATATGTTACTTATCTTGTGGCCCTTTCTGAAATTACTATGGCGTCAAATCTTTCTAAATGTAGTTTACTTGCGGCTGGAATGCTATTGTCCACGCTCACGATGAATGGGCAAGACTTACGGTTGGTGACCCAGCTGCCTAAAAAAGTCCATGAAACCTCCGGCATTGAACTGACCGGTCCGGATCAAATCTGGACATTCAATGATTCAGGAGGAGAACCCGAGCTTTATCTGTGTGATACCAGTGGTCAACTATTACGGACGGTACGGATCCAGAATGCCTGGAATCGCGACTGGGAAGATATCACTCAGGACGATGCCGGAAATTTTTACATCGGGAATATCGGAAATAACAACAACTCAAATACAGACCTGACCATCTTTAAAATAACCAATCCGGACGCCACATCCGATTCGGTTGTGGAAGCGGAAGTGATCTATTTCCACTACGAAGATCAACATACTTTTCCTCCCCCGGAGGATAGTCTTAACTTTGATTGTGAGGCACTGTACTGGTATCGCAACCATCTGTATCTGACCACTAAAAACCGGACACAACCCTTTGACGGGGAGATACACACTTACCGGATACCGGACACCCCCGGCACCTATACTGCTGAAAAAATAGCCACCTGGTCTTCCGGCGGAACCTCCATGCTGAATTTCTGGATTACCGCTGGTGATGTCAGCCCTGATGGCACCAAGCTCTGCCTGCTTTCAAGTGATAAGCTCTGGGTCTTCTATGATTTCGTCGATGACGATTTTTTTGGCGGCAAATACGAGGTGATAAAACTGGGTAATTTTTCACAGAAGGAGGCGGTCTGCTTCCTGGATGAAAACACACTTTATATTACCGATGAGGAATTACTGGGAGGATTTGGTCGCAACCTGTACAATTTGAAGATCGGTACGCTCACAACGGCTACCCATGCGGTAGTTGACTCCTCTTCGTCGTTACTGGTGTACCCCAATCCCTGTAAAGACTGGATCAATGTCGAAGGCGCATTGAAGGGAAGAATCCTGGAACTCTTTGATGAGCAGGGCACTCGCCAGGCGACCTTCACCCCACGGGAAAACAGCCTGCGAATTCCATTGGCCAAATACCCGGCAGGGGTCTATTATTTAAAAATGACTGACAACCAGGAAAAAACGTATCTCCGCAAAGTGGTCAAGTCAAATAAATGATCCGACCTATTTCCGGAATCTCAGCGAAAAAAGTTCAGATGAAGTACGTGAGATGTGGCCTGAAGAAGAGCTGATCCGAAGCAATGATCAGAACTGACTGATCAATACCAGCAGGGATGTTCCGGCCAACACGGCCAGCCAAACACCGATAAAGGCCTGCATCAGATTTTGTTTTTGATTAAAGTAGGACCAGATAATACCTGCTGTGCTGGTGACCACACAAGCAAGGATAAAATACATCCAGATGTAAATTTTGGTGAACATCATGTCCAACTGAAAGGCAACATTGGTAAGCCAGTGATTGTATTGGGGGGCCTGCAATACCTGGGTAAAAATCAGAACGGTAAGAAAAGCTAATCCGTAGCCTAACCATACCCGAAAAGTAACAGCCATACTCAGATCGTTTTCACCAAAACGGTGGATCCGGAAGGTTTATTGTGTGGAAAACTGGTAATCACCTTTTTGTATTTTGACATCGTTGTGGTCAACTTTGGTGACCTCAAACGTGTTGACATCCTTCTTGTTCTTTTTGGATGTCGACGTGCTTTCCATCGCCATTCCTTCCACCTTTTTAAACTCATCCTGATATTCCAGGCTGGTGAACCGTTGCATAAAGCTGCCATACGTGTCTTTCCAGATATTTTTCAATTCCGGAGCCACATAAATCTCATACGTATGATCATCATCTTCGGCGAGGTACTGCTGGCATGAATATCCGGCCACGATTTTTTGTTTGTTGCCCTTGCGGATGTGATAATTGGCCATCACGGAATCCATGGACTGGGCAGCGGCACGTCCCGCAAAATTCATCATATTGGGTAATGCCTGAGCGGTTTTTTCACCCTTCTTGCTGGTCTGAAACATCACTATCAAATCCTTATCGAGGTCAATGACAATGAGATTGGTCCCTCCGTTTTCTTCCTGTTCAATGGCGAAAACCGGGCTCCCCTCGCTGTAATAAAACACACTTTCATCTTCCTCCTTGCCGGTGCCCATCACACAATCAAATTTCCAGTTGAATACATATTCTTCCGGGACATCTGCAGCACGATTCATATTGGACAGGTATCTGGAAACCGCTTCGCTGGCGTCCACATAAGCCGTATCTCCTTTTTGGGCACGATCAATGGAATCCTGCCGTACCGCTTCTCGCGTCAGCTCTTCCCAATAATGGTCCAATTGTTTTTCCAGCTGGCGGGCAAGCATGTCGGCAATCAGGTCAGAAGCCTTTTCTTCCAGCGCATTGTTAACCTTATTCATCGTTTTGTCGAGCACGCGATTCAGGATCTGGCCCTGGACCGGAGGCATAAATGCCAACAGACAAGTGGACAACACAAAATAAATCCCCAGCTTCCTCATGTTTTCGATGGTTTATTGAGATTCAAAAATAGGTGGTTTTACGGCAAGACACAATGAAGTTAACTTAATTAAGCATTAGGCTTGCTGCCCTAATAGTCCACGGTTCTTCCATTCCAATTCTTAAGACCATATTCCCAGGCACTTAAGGTAAGCTCGCTTTCGGCACATCCAATTCCCATCACTTTAATTATCTTAGGCAATGCAAAATGGGAGCTATGCAAACACGAAAACTTTGGTACTGGTCAATTACGGTGGCAATTGCCGGATTTCTTTTTGGCTTTGATACTGCTGTTATTTCCGGCGCCGATAAACCGATACAGGAATTGTGGCACACCGGGGATCTGTTCCACGGTTTTTTCATTATGTCCATGGCCCTGTGGGGCACTGTCATCGGGGCATTGGGTGGTGGTATTCCGACCGATCGCTGGGGACGGAAAAAGACACTGATCTGGGTAGGTGTTTTGTACCTGGTCTCTGCTCTGGGTTCAGGTTTGGCTCCGGAACCCTACAGTTTTTCCTTTTTCCGGTTCATCGGAGGTGTTGGCGTAGGAATCTCTTCCGTTGCCGCACCGACTTATATCTCAGAGATCTCTCCCCCGGCCCAGCGCGGCCGCATGGTCATATTATTCCAGCTAAACATTGTGGTAGGTATCCTCATCGCTTATCTGTCCAACTTTTTGCTGGGGAACCTTGGAGCCGAATCCTGGCGCTGGATGCTGGGCGTGGAAGCCATACCGGCTGCAATCTACCTGTTCATGGTATTTGGTGTTCCCCGCAGCCCCCGTTGGTTGCTTCTGCATGGCAACCAGGAAACGGAAGCGCGTGAAGTGTTGGGAATGATGGGCGTCGCGGATATCGACCAGGAAGTCAAAACCATCCGGGCATCCAAAAGCGTCCGGAAAGAACATGCCTTCTTTTCTTCCCGGTTCCGCAAACCGATATTACTGGCTTTTTTAATTGCTGCATTTAACCAATTATCCGGCATCAATTTCATCATTTATTACGCACCCAGGATCTTTGAGGAAGCGGGCATGGGAGCTAGCACGGCATTGCTTTCTACCGCAGGAATCGGACTGGCAAATCTGCTCTTTACATTGCTGGGGATGATATTGATTGACCGCTCAGGCAGAAAACGATTGATGCTCATCGGGTCCATCGGTTACCTGATATCCCTGAGTCTTGTTGCAAGGGCCTTTTTTATCGAAGATTTCGCCTCCCTGTCGGTACCTATTTATCTTTTCATTTTTATTGCAGCCCATGCCATAGGTCAGGGAGCCGTCATCTGGGTATTCATATCCGAGATCTTTCCAAATGAAGTTCGCGCCTATGGCCAAAGTCTGGGAGCCGGGACGCACTGGGTATTTGCAGCAATCATCACGCTGGTTATGCCGGCTATTTTGAATAAATTTTCCGGAGGCCCCATCTTTACTTTCTTTGCCATCATGATGTTTCTACAGTTACTATTTGTGCTATTCATGATGCCTGAGACCAAAGGCGTTTCCCTGGAAGCTATGGAGGACTCCATATAACCACCATCAATGAAATTTTCAGTCACTTTACGCTGGGCAAGTTATCTTCTGGCATGCTATATACCGGTCCTTTGTATCGGACAGCCACGCAGTGAGCAGACCCGGCATTTATTCGACAACCTGCAGTCATTGGCAAAAACCAATGTTCTTTTTGGCCACCAGGATGATCTGGCTTACGGTGTCCATTGGAAGAAGGAGCGACACCGGTCGGACATCAAAGATGTCTGTGGCGATTACCCGGCGGTTTTTGGCTGGGAGATCGGACACATCGGCCAAAGTGAATACAGCCTGGACACCGTTTGGTTTAAGGATATGCGTAAATGGATCCGGGAAGCCTATCACCTTGGCGGCGTCAACACCATCTCATGGCACCTGAACAACCCATGCACCGGTGGTAGCGCCTGGGACAATACCGCATGCATCCATGACATCCTGCCGGGCGGACCTAAGCATCAGGTTTATCTTGACCAGCTGAGAGCAGTCGGTGATTTTATTGGTTCCCTGCGAACCGGGCTTTTGTCCAAAAAGCGGATCCCGGTTATTTTCCGGCCATTCCATGAACACAGTGGAGGCTGGTTCTGGTGGGGCAAGGGGCACACAACAGCAGAAGATTACATTGCCCTTTACCGGTTTACCGTGGATTATTTACGCAAAGAACGGGGGCTGGATAATGTATTGATCTGCTATTCCCCGGATGTGGTTCCGGACACCACCGCCTATCTTGAATTTTATCCCGGTGACGAATACGTGGACCTCATGGGCCTGGATGACTACCACGATGTGGGCCAAAGGGACCATGCCGGTGACCTGACCAAACGTCTGCATTTTCTGGTGGAATTGGCCGAGTCGCGGGGTAAGATCCCCGTGCTGAGTGAAACCGGCCTCAATGGCATTCCCGACCCGGAGTGGTGGACCGGCGTCCTTTGGTCAGCTATAGCCGGAGACCCTGTCGCGAGCCGTATCGCCTATCTGATGGTCTGGCGCAATGCCCGTACCAATCACCATTATGGCCCGTATCGTGGTCATGCGAGCGCAGCAGACTTTGTGAAATTCGTCCAGGATCCGCGGGTGCTCACCGTGAGTGAATTGCCGGATCTTTATCATTGATGAGGAAATGAGGAAATGAGGAGAAAGGAGAAAGGTGAAAGGTGAAAGGTGAAAGGTGAAAGGTGAAAGACAAATGGAAAACGGCAAATAAGAACGTGATGAAAACCCCGAATGATGAATGAACAATTTAAAGAACGCCTGCAGCAATTATACCACAACCACACGGCGCTGATCGCCCGGAAAAATGAACCGGTCATCCCGGGCAATGGGATCTTCAGCCGCTGGAAATTCCCAGTTGTCACCGCTGCCCATATCCCAATTTCCTGGAGGTATGACCTGGATCCCAAATCCAATCCTTACCTCATGGAACGGATGGGCATCAATGCAACCTTCAATGCCGGTGCTATCCTCTTGCAGGGAAAATACCTGATGATGGTCCGGGTGGAAGGGAACGATCGCAAGTCTTTTTTTGCCATTGCTGAAAGTCCTAATGGGGTAGACCAGTTTCGCTTCTGGCCCTATCCGGTCGAGATGCCTGAAACGGAAGACCCGGACACCAATGTCTATGATATGCGCTTGACTGCTCACGAAGATGGCTGGATCTACGGCTTGTTCTGTACCGAACGAAAGGACAGAAAGCTACCCCATGATACCACTGCCGCGGTAGCTAATTGTGGCATCGCCCGAACCAAAGACCTGATCCGCTGGGAACGTCTGCCAGACCTGATCAGCTTCTCAGGTCAACAGCGTAATGTGGTATTGCATCCCGAATTCATCGATGGCAAATACGGTTTGTACACCCGACCCCAGGATGGATTTATCGAGGTTGGATCAGGTGGTGGAATTGGCTGGGGTCTCACCGGCAATATGGAACATGCCCAGGTTGATCACGAAGAAATTATAGACAGCAAGGTCTATCACACCATCAAAGAGGTCAAGAACGGCCAGGGCCCCCCACCCCTGAAGACTTCTGCCGGGTGGCTGCATCTGGCGCACGGTGTACGCAATACTGCGGCAGGATTGCGTTACACCCTTTACCTCTTCCTCACGGCATTGGATGAGCCCTGGAAGATCGTCCATAAGCCGGGAGGTTACCTGATCGCTCCGGAAGGTGACGAACGGGTAGGTGATGTTTCGAACGTTACCTTTTCCAACGGCTGGATCTGTAATGAGCGGGATGAAGTCTTCATTTATTACGGCTCTTCCGATACCAGGCTTCATGTTGCAACGACGACGGTGGACCGGTTGCTGGATTACGTCATACACACACCGGCCGATCCCGGAAATACTGCCTTATGCGTGCAGCAGCGTATGGATCTGATCCATCATAATGAACAGCAGCTAAAGAAATTATTGGACGAAGGTATCATCTCATGAATGAACACTTCGATATTCCGGGACCCGAAGCCTTTGCGGAGGAGTTGAATAATGAGCTTACCAGCATCCTCGACTGGTGGATCGGGCAATTATGGGACCCGGCTACACACAGCTGGTATGGCCGCATCAGTGGAGAAGGCGTACTGGACCGGTCGCATCCGCGGAGCATCATCCTGTATACCCGTTTGTTGTGGACGTATGCTGCTGCCGCAAGGAAGACAAATCAGGTTGTCTACAAGGATGTTGCAGATCATACATTCCGTTATCTGGAAGAACATTTCTGGGATCGTGAATACGGTGGATTGTACTGGATGCTGGACGCTCTGGGAAATCCACTGGATTCCAAAAAGCAGATCTACGCACAAGCTTTTGGTATCTACGCGTACAGTGAATACCATCTCCTTACCGGTTCAGCACCTGCATTGTCGCAGGCGAATGAGCTTTTTAAACTTATTGAAAAACATAGTTT harbors:
- a CDS encoding DUF4412 domain-containing protein — its product is MRKLGIYFVLSTCLLAFMPPVQGQILNRVLDKTMNKVNNALEEKASDLIADMLARQLEKQLDHYWEELTREAVRQDSIDRAQKGDTAYVDASEAVSRYLSNMNRAADVPEEYVFNWKFDCVMGTGKEEDESVFYYSEGSPVFAIEQEENGGTNLIVIDLDKDLIVMFQTSKKGEKTAQALPNMMNFAGRAAAQSMDSVMANYHIRKGNKQKIVAGYSCQQYLAEDDDHTYEIYVAPELKNIWKDTYGSFMQRFTSLEYQDEFKKVEGMAMESTSTSKKNKKDVNTFEVTKVDHNDVKIQKGDYQFSTQ
- a CDS encoding sugar porter family MFS transporter, whose amino-acid sequence is MQTRKLWYWSITVAIAGFLFGFDTAVISGADKPIQELWHTGDLFHGFFIMSMALWGTVIGALGGGIPTDRWGRKKTLIWVGVLYLVSALGSGLAPEPYSFSFFRFIGGVGVGISSVAAPTYISEISPPAQRGRMVILFQLNIVVGILIAYLSNFLLGNLGAESWRWMLGVEAIPAAIYLFMVFGVPRSPRWLLLHGNQETEAREVLGMMGVADIDQEVKTIRASKSVRKEHAFFSSRFRKPILLAFLIAAFNQLSGINFIIYYAPRIFEEAGMGASTALLSTAGIGLANLLFTLLGMILIDRSGRKRLMLIGSIGYLISLSLVARAFFIEDFASLSVPIYLFIFIAAHAIGQGAVIWVFISEIFPNEVRAYGQSLGAGTHWVFAAIITLVMPAILNKFSGGPIFTFFAIMMFLQLLFVLFMMPETKGVSLEAMEDSI
- a CDS encoding DUF502 domain-containing protein, with amino-acid sequence MSFVKRARHFFLTTILGGLLVILPLTIVFILVRLVFRFTFNLIQPLTNLIDIHKDLNEFLASLIAFGVVIAFFFFVGLFIETQLGKRIWHQIESQWLGKLPMYNIIKETVQQFSGQKEMPFRKVVLVDPFNTGAKMTGFITDETDGIYTVFVPTAPNPTNGFVFHMPANQVELLNVETDKALRSIIAIGVGSQDVLNAPRKSNTQSTATSTVNEMDEVER
- a CDS encoding beta-mannosidase, whose protein sequence is MKFSVTLRWASYLLACYIPVLCIGQPRSEQTRHLFDNLQSLAKTNVLFGHQDDLAYGVHWKKERHRSDIKDVCGDYPAVFGWEIGHIGQSEYSLDTVWFKDMRKWIREAYHLGGVNTISWHLNNPCTGGSAWDNTACIHDILPGGPKHQVYLDQLRAVGDFIGSLRTGLLSKKRIPVIFRPFHEHSGGWFWWGKGHTTAEDYIALYRFTVDYLRKERGLDNVLICYSPDVVPDTTAYLEFYPGDEYVDLMGLDDYHDVGQRDHAGDLTKRLHFLVELAESRGKIPVLSETGLNGIPDPEWWTGVLWSAIAGDPVASRIAYLMVWRNARTNHHYGPYRGHASAADFVKFVQDPRVLTVSELPDLYH
- a CDS encoding T9SS type A sorting domain-containing protein; the protein is MNGQDLRLVTQLPKKVHETSGIELTGPDQIWTFNDSGGEPELYLCDTSGQLLRTVRIQNAWNRDWEDITQDDAGNFYIGNIGNNNNSNTDLTIFKITNPDATSDSVVEAEVIYFHYEDQHTFPPPEDSLNFDCEALYWYRNHLYLTTKNRTQPFDGEIHTYRIPDTPGTYTAEKIATWSSGGTSMLNFWITAGDVSPDGTKLCLLSSDKLWVFYDFVDDDFFGGKYEVIKLGNFSQKEAVCFLDENTLYITDEELLGGFGRNLYNLKIGTLTTATHAVVDSSSSLLVYPNPCKDWINVEGALKGRILELFDEQGTRQATFTPRENSLRIPLAKYPAGVYYLKMTDNQEKTYLRKVVKSNK
- a CDS encoding glycosidase; protein product: MMNEQFKERLQQLYHNHTALIARKNEPVIPGNGIFSRWKFPVVTAAHIPISWRYDLDPKSNPYLMERMGINATFNAGAILLQGKYLMMVRVEGNDRKSFFAIAESPNGVDQFRFWPYPVEMPETEDPDTNVYDMRLTAHEDGWIYGLFCTERKDRKLPHDTTAAVANCGIARTKDLIRWERLPDLISFSGQQRNVVLHPEFIDGKYGLYTRPQDGFIEVGSGGGIGWGLTGNMEHAQVDHEEIIDSKVYHTIKEVKNGQGPPPLKTSAGWLHLAHGVRNTAAGLRYTLYLFLTALDEPWKIVHKPGGYLIAPEGDERVGDVSNVTFSNGWICNERDEVFIYYGSSDTRLHVATTTVDRLLDYVIHTPADPGNTALCVQQRMDLIHHNEQQLKKLLDEGIIS
- a CDS encoding MFS transporter, with the protein product MEKTWSHLAAVATIITAGINIITVLPFMVGAANDYLGFTKIQLGWFAAADTSGVMLSGISTYYLGKRMSLRKLILGGLGVQILLHLISLLLAQPIALIGVRFLAGWFGGLAYTAALSYFARLKRPELGFTSYIIVYSIISGLLLMIYPYILGISYYFGFGILFLFSVIAYFLAMRAFPASSEPAYKPDRQVLTGGKVGWVLIAFLFFQCSNSTIFSFSERLGHENGLSPAFLGFSIGLSIFVGLISGFLVLLLARFLSYAHQIFLGLSLMFCSLAILHLWPGVPLFYLAGITLLGFGFTIVLPNLFSVLASKDPSGSKVALGTITNWLGQAAGPALSAWYIAGGNFSEIVIPGGIFLIFSMLSMFINAFTAK
- a CDS encoding glycoside hydrolase family 9 protein, whose protein sequence is MVLRHNLLGYLPDENKRVILMAEKPVGEGTLIWRRLADLKAYPVNLQPLEQEGWGNWNYYAIDVTKLNTEGAYVLYRGNTPVDTIHVGPSLYGEAREAGLEFMRQQQCGYNPFIGNYCHAKDGISFYGPQGDSVVIDARGGWHDAGDQLKYMITATFATGILLKAYEDYPGGWNDGYDELGDPGANDWEDILDEARWGLDWIIRMHPDPTSLFHQVADDRDHIGWKWPQADSSDYGWGPNSYRPVYAANGLPQGLGKYKSQATGIANIAGRAAAACAIASRIWWNKEEVVKAALYLDAAAHLYNLGKDKPGYQQGNSYGAPYRYLENTWADDMEWAAAEMYATTRDPSFIDEAKKYARMIGAHSVQRYDTARHYEIYPFVNMGHAALFPWVDKKFQDTLAGYYRESLEATLVRAEQSPFGVGHPFIWCSNNVAAALIIQIIEYEKMTGDITYHPLLLRTRDWLLGTNSWGTTMVTGVPFDGDYPKDVHTSIYALTHQVVRGGLVDGPVKASIFKQLQGLTMQNPDEYAAFQNPTVVYHDDIGDYSTNEPTMDGTATLIYVMAYFAGH